One genomic window of Stigmatella ashevillena includes the following:
- a CDS encoding kelch repeat-containing protein, which yields MTQNALLGCVACVLLSLAAQAGGGELEGRMGLVHGLYEKLEYEKALEQIQLIRRLSRTVDQNIKLYLYEGVLLAELSRPTEAAMAFKEGLSLAILFSRERKRLPIKVSPKIDECFTAVRSSLEKMGSKGENHAGVQLEKVEMLEPRTGVWSSVVPLSGPRSGHTAVPLPSGQILACGGSTPKSAASVDAEVYDPSLRKWKLVKSMATPRIHHTATVLPSGKVLVTGGYDGTEWLSSSEIYNPATGIWSKTGSLHSARSGHTSVLLPSGKVLVVGGDDGGTWLASAEVYDPAKGSWTLTSSMQTPRSEHTAVVMASGRVMVAGGRTSGTSLSSVEIYNPATAVWTLSEPMLFDRWLHAAVRLTSGEVLVVGGHNDPQGAEIYDPVAGTWGMAKPLLTGRFSHHTATLLRSGKVLVLGGSSGGGASLANAEVYDPERDDWKALRSLPTPRGRHSATLSPGGRVLVVGGMVTSAIIPPKSCGSER from the coding sequence ATGACCCAGAATGCGTTGTTGGGCTGCGTCGCTTGCGTGCTCCTCTCGCTCGCCGCCCAGGCAGGCGGCGGAGAGCTTGAGGGGAGGATGGGTCTTGTCCATGGGCTTTACGAAAAGCTTGAGTACGAGAAAGCGCTGGAACAAATCCAGCTCATCCGGCGCCTTTCCCGGACTGTTGATCAGAACATCAAGCTTTATCTTTATGAGGGGGTTTTGTTGGCGGAGTTGAGCCGACCGACAGAAGCCGCTATGGCTTTCAAGGAAGGTCTCTCCTTGGCGATTCTGTTTTCGCGAGAAAGGAAGCGCCTTCCCATCAAGGTTTCTCCCAAGATTGATGAGTGTTTCACTGCCGTTCGCAGCAGTTTGGAAAAGATGGGTTCGAAGGGAGAAAACCATGCAGGTGTTCAGCTTGAGAAGGTGGAGATGCTGGAGCCACGCACGGGCGTTTGGAGTTCAGTGGTCCCGCTGAGCGGGCCACGCTCCGGACATACCGCTGTCCCATTGCCATCTGGTCAGATCCTGGCATGTGGTGGGTCCACACCCAAGAGCGCTGCTTCCGTGGATGCAGAGGTGTATGATCCATCGCTGAGAAAGTGGAAGCTGGTGAAGTCAATGGCAACGCCAAGGATCCATCACACCGCCACCGTGCTGCCTTCGGGCAAGGTTCTGGTGACGGGGGGATATGATGGCACTGAATGGCTTTCTTCATCGGAGATCTACAATCCAGCCACAGGGATCTGGTCGAAGACAGGCAGCCTTCATTCAGCGCGCTCCGGGCATACCTCCGTGCTGCTTCCCTCGGGGAAGGTCTTGGTTGTGGGAGGTGATGATGGAGGGACGTGGCTGGCTTCAGCAGAGGTGTATGATCCCGCCAAGGGTTCGTGGACGCTCACGAGCAGCATGCAGACGCCCCGTTCTGAGCACACCGCGGTGGTGATGGCGTCGGGAAGGGTCATGGTCGCGGGAGGACGTACCAGCGGTACGTCGCTTTCCTCCGTGGAGATCTACAACCCCGCGACGGCGGTTTGGACCCTCTCGGAACCCATGCTCTTCGATCGTTGGCTCCACGCGGCCGTGAGGTTGACGTCGGGAGAAGTGCTGGTCGTCGGGGGACACAATGATCCCCAGGGCGCCGAGATCTACGATCCCGTGGCAGGCACATGGGGAATGGCCAAGCCTTTGCTGACGGGGCGGTTCAGTCACCACACCGCAACACTGCTGCGCTCCGGAAAGGTCTTGGTGCTTGGAGGCTCTTCTGGAGGAGGTGCCTCTCTGGCAAATGCAGAGGTCTACGATCCAGAGCGCGATGACTGGAAGGCACTCAGGAGCTTGCCGACCCCCCGAGGCCGTCATTCCGCCACGCTTTCGCCGGGAGGGAGGGTGTTGGTGGTGGGAGGAATGGTGACCTCAGCCATCATTCCGCCCAAGAGCTGCGGTTCTGAACGTTGA
- a CDS encoding DUF5953 family protein: protein MLVGDSSARKFHLDALNRAYERFPAIGGRDSP from the coding sequence GTGCTCGTAGGGGACTCTTCAGCGCGGAAATTCCACCTCGATGCGCTCAATCGAGCCTACGAGCGTTTCCCGGCGATCGGCGGGCGCGACTCTCCGTGA
- a CDS encoding DUF2721 domain-containing protein, giving the protein MELTLTTPGLLFPTVSLLLLAYTNRFLALAALSRSMHAQYKANPDALLLPQIDNLRVRVRLIRDMQFLGVSSLFLCVVCMLLLFAGMSRAGEAVFVGCLLLLLASLALSIWEIQISIRALQIQLGDLKAEPRKP; this is encoded by the coding sequence ATGGAACTGACGCTCACTACTCCCGGACTGCTCTTTCCGACCGTGTCGTTGTTGCTGCTCGCCTATACCAACCGGTTCCTGGCCCTCGCTGCGCTGAGCCGGAGCATGCATGCCCAGTACAAAGCCAATCCCGACGCGTTGCTGCTTCCCCAGATCGATAACCTGAGGGTACGGGTCCGGCTGATCCGCGACATGCAGTTTCTGGGGGTCTCCAGTCTGTTTCTGTGTGTGGTGTGCATGCTGCTGCTCTTCGCGGGGATGAGCAGGGCAGGGGAGGCTGTCTTTGTCGGGTGTCTGCTGTTGTTGCTGGCCTCTCTTGCGCTGTCTATCTGGGAGATCCAGATCTCCATCCGGGCCCTTCAAATCCAGTTGGGAGATCTGAAGGCGGAGCCGCGAAAGCCATGA
- a CDS encoding TFIIB-type zinc ribbon-containing protein yields MSSCPFCYGTLLPTFTHGLPREKCGRCAALWFQGEGLETVMGGPATAALLAKARGKHGECKDCDTPLTTEPHCPKCGREAPSCPKCGIAPLAVTHIRGVEVDVCVHCHGMALDTGELELLLERAGDIPSSAPEPTAPLRKKDKPRCASCQRATQLEHAFTSGGKLYCGSCAPAEASPYDAELARISSSQMPMPDRTSPSKPTDPISRALGWLFSHAND; encoded by the coding sequence ATGAGTTCCTGCCCCTTCTGCTACGGGACGCTGCTGCCCACGTTCACCCATGGACTCCCCCGGGAGAAATGTGGCCGGTGCGCCGCGCTCTGGTTCCAAGGAGAAGGCCTGGAGACGGTCATGGGCGGCCCCGCTACGGCCGCACTTCTCGCGAAGGCCCGGGGCAAGCATGGCGAGTGCAAGGACTGCGACACGCCCCTGACCACCGAGCCCCACTGCCCGAAGTGTGGCCGAGAGGCGCCCAGTTGCCCCAAGTGCGGCATCGCCCCGCTGGCGGTGACCCATATCCGAGGGGTGGAAGTGGATGTCTGCGTCCACTGCCACGGCATGGCACTGGATACCGGCGAGTTGGAGCTGCTGCTGGAGCGGGCGGGGGACATACCCTCCAGCGCCCCTGAACCCACTGCCCCTCTCCGGAAGAAGGACAAGCCCCGGTGTGCCTCGTGCCAACGGGCGACCCAGCTCGAACACGCCTTCACCTCGGGCGGGAAGCTCTATTGCGGAAGCTGTGCCCCTGCGGAGGCCTCTCCGTACGACGCCGAGCTGGCGCGGATCAGCTCCAGCCAGATGCCCATGCCTGATCGCACCAGTCCCTCCAAGCCAACGGATCCGATCTCCCGCGCACTGGGCTGGCTCTTCTCGCACGCCAACGACTGA
- a CDS encoding ACT domain-containing protein: MTGETSLHALLRNLSPELNPGQYVFCTVPDAQALQGAQPLGSFREREGLTVILERQQADRLRLPYSYVAAWITLTVHSALEAVGLTEAFAGALAKAGISCNVMAGFYHDHLFVRDADGPRALQVLSGLAAQHAPQ; this comes from the coding sequence ATGACCGGCGAGACCTCACTGCATGCGCTGCTGCGCAACCTCTCCCCTGAGCTGAACCCGGGCCAATACGTCTTCTGCACCGTGCCCGATGCACAGGCACTGCAGGGAGCCCAGCCCCTCGGAAGCTTTCGTGAGCGCGAAGGCTTGACGGTGATCCTCGAGCGCCAACAAGCCGATCGGCTCCGACTGCCCTACAGCTATGTCGCGGCCTGGATCACCCTCACCGTCCACTCAGCGCTGGAAGCCGTGGGACTGACCGAAGCCTTCGCGGGTGCGTTGGCCAAGGCAGGCATCAGCTGCAACGTCATGGCTGGCTTCTACCATGACCATCTGTTCGTCCGTGATGCCGATGGCCCCAGGGCACTCCAAGTGCTGAGCGGGTTGGCCGCTCAGCACGCTCCTCAATGA
- a CDS encoding ATP-binding protein — MDIPTQNALFASLVGLALGLAMLLRSGRSRAMTLYSLFAFTVAGYYLASFVYSVVSPTESPWASRIAVGATLFLLSMVPGSAVGFFLEFLSVSKSTHVLGRRLSLLSAVLGLAVAVTPLAERSWAQLTLSVWVLGALLISVSLLFLRVRNQQSRIERLRMTYLAIGAGVSILLSLLDLVSGHYDIPLPSLGAVFTTLYLVFLYQTLRRLRLMDLNELLGKLASQAVLAVLLAAVFTVLTSWVKENILQLLFNTVVATFVIIILLEPLGARVDAQMVRILFRERFELLGALGTLQARMATVIDIAEVTRMALDAIHETGRVTHVSIYLLAEDRPGYRLLDSRGPPPEVFLDTAAARGLLLAVASGQKAVLLENLDSRVKALRAQLTEGKRFRDELKRLNDTRAALVKMQAGITVPLVGNDRVIGFLNLWDERVPEAYASDEIALILKVAERLATVLENSKLYEKIRERDRLAALGEMAAGLAHEIRNPLGAIKGAAQCLDPRRLPGEDGEFLGVIVEEVNRLNGVVTAFLDYARPLKQNFGPTDLNEVVTRTMRLIQNDVPKEMNLAVELDLTVPKVDADAEQLKQVLINLVQNAVQAIGPSAGRITVRTLKPDRFGDFRSNVAESVEVHVFDTGPGIPTEQQQHIFVPFFTTKEKGTGLGLAICQRIVKNHGGSISVQSKPGEGCTFIVRFPALPSEQPPAEVAPAPEWTPMSLPHSSKDLPRETLRDGPLPQTPESRSKREKKSKSL, encoded by the coding sequence ATGGATATCCCCACCCAGAACGCCCTGTTCGCCTCCCTCGTCGGCCTGGCGCTGGGGCTGGCCATGCTGCTTCGATCCGGGCGCTCCCGGGCGATGACGCTGTATTCCCTCTTCGCCTTCACCGTGGCGGGGTACTACCTCGCCTCCTTCGTCTACAGCGTCGTCTCCCCCACCGAATCGCCTTGGGCCTCCCGCATCGCCGTGGGTGCCACCCTGTTCCTGCTGTCGATGGTGCCGGGCTCGGCGGTGGGCTTCTTCCTGGAATTCCTGAGTGTCAGCAAGAGCACCCACGTGCTCGGCCGTCGGCTCTCCCTGCTGTCAGCGGTGCTGGGGCTCGCGGTGGCGGTGACGCCGCTGGCGGAGCGCTCCTGGGCCCAGCTCACCCTGAGCGTATGGGTGTTGGGGGCCCTGCTCATCTCGGTGAGCCTGCTCTTTCTCCGGGTCCGCAACCAGCAGTCGCGCATCGAGCGGCTGCGGATGACGTACCTGGCCATCGGCGCCGGGGTCTCCATCCTCTTGTCGTTGCTGGATCTGGTGAGCGGCCACTACGACATCCCCCTGCCCTCACTGGGAGCGGTCTTCACCACGCTCTACCTGGTCTTCCTGTACCAGACGCTGCGGCGACTGCGGCTGATGGACCTGAACGAGCTGCTGGGAAAGCTGGCTTCGCAGGCCGTGCTGGCCGTGTTGCTCGCGGCCGTCTTCACGGTGCTCACCTCGTGGGTCAAGGAGAACATCCTCCAGCTGCTGTTCAACACCGTGGTGGCCACCTTCGTCATCATCATCCTGCTGGAGCCGCTGGGGGCCCGGGTCGACGCGCAGATGGTGCGCATCCTCTTCCGCGAGCGCTTCGAGCTGCTCGGGGCGCTGGGAACCCTTCAGGCGCGGATGGCCACCGTCATTGACATCGCCGAGGTGACGCGGATGGCGCTGGACGCCATCCACGAGACGGGCCGCGTCACGCACGTCTCCATCTACCTGCTGGCGGAGGACCGGCCGGGCTACCGGTTGCTGGACTCCCGAGGCCCCCCGCCAGAGGTATTCCTGGACACCGCCGCAGCGCGCGGCCTGCTCCTGGCGGTCGCCTCGGGGCAGAAGGCGGTGCTGCTGGAGAACCTGGACAGCCGGGTGAAGGCGCTGCGGGCCCAGCTCACTGAGGGCAAGCGCTTCCGCGATGAACTCAAGCGGCTGAACGACACCCGGGCGGCGCTGGTGAAGATGCAGGCGGGCATCACCGTGCCCCTGGTGGGCAATGACCGGGTCATCGGCTTTCTGAACCTGTGGGACGAGCGCGTGCCGGAGGCCTACGCCTCCGACGAAATCGCCCTCATCCTGAAGGTGGCCGAGCGCTTGGCCACCGTGCTGGAGAACTCGAAGCTGTACGAGAAGATCCGCGAACGCGACCGTCTGGCGGCCCTCGGCGAGATGGCGGCGGGCCTGGCCCATGAGATCCGCAACCCGCTGGGCGCCATCAAGGGCGCGGCGCAGTGCCTGGATCCCCGGCGGCTCCCGGGCGAGGACGGGGAGTTCCTGGGCGTCATCGTCGAGGAGGTCAACCGGCTCAACGGCGTCGTCACGGCGTTCCTCGACTACGCCCGCCCGCTCAAGCAGAACTTCGGGCCCACGGATCTGAACGAAGTGGTGACACGCACCATGCGTCTCATCCAGAACGATGTGCCCAAGGAGATGAACCTCGCCGTGGAGCTGGATCTCACGGTGCCCAAGGTGGACGCGGACGCGGAGCAGCTCAAGCAGGTGCTCATCAACCTGGTGCAGAACGCGGTGCAGGCCATCGGCCCCTCGGCCGGACGCATCACCGTCCGCACGCTGAAGCCGGATCGCTTCGGCGATTTCCGCAGCAACGTGGCCGAATCCGTCGAGGTCCACGTCTTCGACACCGGGCCGGGCATCCCCACCGAGCAGCAGCAACACATCTTCGTTCCCTTCTTCACCACCAAGGAGAAGGGCACCGGCCTGGGACTGGCCATCTGCCAGCGCATTGTCAAGAATCACGGCGGGAGCATCTCGGTCCAGAGCAAACCGGGCGAGGGGTGCACCTTCATCGTCCGGTTTCCAGCCCTTCCGTCCGAACAACCTCCCGCGGAGGTGGCTCCTGCTCCGGAGTGGACACCCATGTCCCTGCCGCATTCCTCAAAAGACCTGCCCCGGGAGACACTCCGGGATGGTCCCCTCCCCCAGACCCCCGAGAGCCGGTCAAAGCGGGAAAAGAAGAGCAAGTCCCTGTAA
- a CDS encoding chemotaxis protein CheB: MSKPIQVLLTDDSPTMLQVLTRLLSAQPDVSVVGTARDGEEAVALSRSLKPDVITLDVQMPGMDGLGATERIMSESPCRILMVSGAPDTDLSFRALQAGALEVIAKPQGAPEDVARFGVRLLSAIRLLAEVPLVTQRHEGRSTAPALPPGSRVAGFGLTASIGGPTALASLLWLLPRSLPFPLFIAQHITPGFTVGLHRWLSSLSPLPVEIARATEQPRAGTVYLPPDGHHLRVGPQGELVVERASGSTFPSGDLLLASMARAYGVHSAGAVLSGMGEEGAVGLMAIRRAGGLTFAQEPETCLVAGMPEAALRNKATEQVVSPETLATVLRALEGVQLVPSTPGM; this comes from the coding sequence ATGAGCAAGCCCATTCAAGTCCTCCTCACCGATGATTCGCCCACGATGCTCCAGGTGCTCACGCGGCTGCTGTCCGCGCAGCCGGACGTGAGCGTGGTGGGCACTGCCCGAGACGGAGAGGAGGCCGTGGCGCTCTCGCGCTCCCTGAAGCCCGACGTCATCACCCTGGACGTGCAGATGCCGGGCATGGATGGCCTGGGCGCCACCGAGCGCATCATGTCCGAGTCTCCCTGCCGCATCCTCATGGTGTCCGGCGCGCCTGACACGGACTTGTCCTTCCGGGCCCTTCAGGCGGGCGCCCTGGAGGTCATCGCCAAGCCGCAAGGCGCCCCGGAGGACGTGGCGCGCTTCGGAGTGCGGCTGCTGTCGGCCATCCGGCTGCTGGCCGAAGTGCCGCTGGTGACGCAGCGCCACGAGGGCCGCTCCACGGCGCCGGCGCTTCCGCCGGGCTCGCGCGTGGCGGGCTTCGGCCTGACGGCGTCCATTGGAGGGCCCACGGCGCTGGCCTCGCTGCTGTGGCTGCTGCCGCGCAGCCTGCCCTTCCCGCTCTTCATCGCCCAGCACATCACCCCAGGCTTCACCGTGGGCTTGCACCGGTGGCTCTCCTCGCTGTCGCCGCTGCCGGTGGAGATTGCCCGCGCCACGGAGCAGCCCCGGGCGGGCACGGTGTACCTGCCGCCGGACGGCCACCACCTGCGCGTGGGCCCCCAGGGCGAGCTCGTCGTGGAGCGCGCCTCGGGCAGCACGTTCCCCTCGGGCGATCTGCTGCTGGCCTCGATGGCGCGCGCCTACGGCGTGCACTCGGCGGGCGCGGTGCTCAGCGGCATGGGCGAGGAAGGCGCGGTGGGGCTGATGGCCATCCGCCGCGCGGGCGGTCTGACGTTCGCCCAAGAGCCGGAGACGTGTCTCGTCGCGGGGATGCCGGAGGCAGCGCTCCGGAACAAGGCCACCGAGCAGGTGGTGTCTCCCGAGACGCTGGCCACGGTGCTGCGCGCCCTAGAGGGCGTGCAGCTCGTGCCGAGCACTCCCGGCATGTAG
- the lepB gene encoding signal peptidase I — protein MDRVRQKQPSKRWVGYLADLAFFAIVLVGRGSFADHYHVPSGSMEPTLQVGDRLAVDKSAYGLRIPLTHVWLSEKAPRRGDVAVFESPVSGDVLVKRLVGLPGDRIAFDGVNLLLNGQRVPQGFTQEDARIEYLPGAPHPLHPEPYQGPPLPEVQVPPRHYLALGDHRGNSLDSRAWGFVPRENLLGRAVAVYYSPREGLSGSERWWIPLSTDADTGSDPRLAR, from the coding sequence ATGGACCGTGTGCGTCAGAAGCAGCCCTCGAAGCGGTGGGTGGGATATCTCGCGGATCTCGCCTTCTTCGCCATTGTTCTGGTGGGCCGAGGCAGCTTCGCGGACCACTACCATGTGCCCTCGGGCTCCATGGAGCCTACGCTCCAGGTGGGAGACCGCCTCGCGGTGGACAAGAGCGCCTACGGACTGCGCATCCCCCTCACACACGTCTGGCTCAGCGAGAAGGCGCCTCGGCGCGGAGACGTGGCCGTCTTCGAGTCGCCGGTCAGCGGCGATGTCCTGGTCAAGCGGCTGGTGGGGCTCCCGGGGGACCGGATCGCCTTCGATGGCGTGAACCTCCTCCTCAACGGTCAGCGCGTGCCACAGGGCTTCACGCAGGAAGACGCGCGCATCGAATACCTCCCAGGCGCACCCCACCCGCTCCACCCCGAGCCGTATCAAGGGCCCCCGCTGCCCGAGGTACAGGTGCCTCCACGCCACTACCTGGCCCTCGGGGACCACCGGGGCAACTCGTTGGACAGCCGCGCCTGGGGCTTCGTTCCTCGTGAGAACCTGCTCGGTCGCGCGGTGGCGGTCTACTACAGCCCGCGCGAGGGGCTCTCAGGCAGCGAGCGTTGGTGGATCCCGCTGAGCACCGATGCGGACACGGGGAGCGATCCACGCCTCGCCCGTTAG
- a CDS encoding protein kinase: MNLLQRAFPRLFPKRAPVADIRIHEWKVLRPLGESRNGSLYLVERAGRHSVLKWLVPTDPVREVLAEQELACLSSLSDPAFVKLESHGRWPDDERGTPFFVLEHIPGLSLAQWCRKPGPTAHDIVLVFHKLLEAVGELNDRGMVYPGMTCGDVMIRDGTHSAVVVDLGGVVSYGRQLTKQELSQDVQAAGAMLYEVLTHKRPGSHALPPHVINPRVPRALSELTMRLL, encoded by the coding sequence ATGAACCTGCTGCAACGAGCCTTTCCCCGCCTGTTTCCCAAGCGCGCGCCCGTGGCGGACATTCGCATTCACGAATGGAAAGTGCTCCGCCCATTGGGCGAGAGCCGCAACGGTTCGCTCTACTTGGTAGAGCGCGCGGGCCGGCACTCCGTGCTCAAATGGCTGGTCCCCACAGACCCGGTGCGCGAAGTGCTCGCCGAGCAGGAACTGGCCTGTTTGAGCAGCCTGTCAGATCCAGCCTTCGTGAAGCTGGAATCCCATGGCCGCTGGCCGGACGATGAGCGGGGCACGCCCTTTTTCGTGCTGGAGCACATCCCAGGGCTGTCCCTGGCCCAGTGGTGCCGCAAGCCCGGACCTACCGCGCACGACATCGTCCTTGTGTTCCACAAGCTCTTGGAAGCTGTCGGTGAACTCAATGACCGGGGGATGGTTTATCCCGGAATGACATGCGGCGATGTGATGATCCGCGACGGAACTCACAGTGCCGTGGTGGTCGATCTGGGCGGGGTGGTCTCCTATGGCCGCCAGCTCACGAAACAGGAACTGTCCCAGGATGTCCAGGCTGCAGGCGCCATGCTGTACGAGGTTCTGACGCACAAGCGCCCCGGCTCCCATGCGCTGCCGCCTCATGTCATCAACCCCCGCGTGCCCCGCGCCCTCAGTGAGTTGACCATGCGGCTGTTGTGA